One segment of Neobacillus endophyticus DNA contains the following:
- the yabP gene encoding sporulation protein YabP, with translation MSQYYENNPSKSSTPDHDVIMRGRKLLDITGVKQVESFDNEEFLLETSMGFLAIKGQNLQMKNLDVEKGIVSIKGKIFDLVYLDEQHGEKAKGFFSKLFR, from the coding sequence ATGAGCCAATATTACGAAAACAATCCATCAAAAAGCAGTACTCCGGACCATGATGTCATCATGAGAGGGCGCAAGCTTCTTGATATTACGGGTGTAAAACAAGTAGAAAGCTTCGATAATGAAGAGTTTTTATTAGAAACATCAATGGGATTTCTGGCCATTAAGGGACAAAACCTGCAAATGAAGAACCTCGATGTGGAAAAGGGGATCGTCTCCATTAAAGGGAAGATTTTTGATTTGGTTTACTTGGATGAGCAACATGGGGAGAAAGCTAAAGGATTCTTTAGCAAGTTATTCCGATGA